From Anaerohalosphaera lusitana, one genomic window encodes:
- a CDS encoding IS630 family transposase produces MNKTGHKRSGAGKWARRGTRPTAWRQTQYEYLYVLGAACPQTGQTVGLLAPCLNTDSVNAFFREFEKEVDPAVHVFMIWDQAGFHTSKKVKVPENVTIIPLPPYSPQLNPIETLWLYLRQHHWSNRVYDGYDHLRRAANQAWHKVCLNTRKIKSICRAKYIENAFI; encoded by the coding sequence GTGAATAAAACCGGCCACAAACGATCAGGCGCCGGCAAATGGGCCCGTCGGGGGACCCGGCCGACGGCGTGGCGGCAAACGCAATATGAATATCTGTATGTCCTCGGGGCGGCCTGCCCGCAAACCGGACAGACGGTGGGACTGCTGGCGCCGTGCCTGAACACCGACAGCGTCAACGCGTTCTTCCGGGAGTTTGAAAAGGAAGTGGATCCTGCCGTCCACGTGTTTATGATCTGGGACCAGGCAGGCTTCCATACGTCGAAGAAAGTCAAGGTGCCGGAGAATGTGACAATCATCCCGCTGCCGCCGTATTCACCGCAGCTCAATCCGATAGAAACGCTGTGGCTGTACCTTCGGCAGCATCACTGGTCCAACCGCGTCTATGACGGATATGATCACTTAAGACGGGCCGCTAACCAGGCATGGCACAAGGTCTGTCTGAACACAAGAAAAATCAAATCCATCTGCCGGGCAAAATACATCGAAAACGCCTTTATATAA
- a CDS encoding aldose epimerase family protein, translating into MQKQAKVLDFDSIKLYELQNDAGMTVKITNYGAIVTSIVVPDRDGELADVALGYDRVEDYINAVDKPYFGAVVGRYGNRIAEGQFTLDGETYTLATNNGPNHLHGGTIGFDKVVWDGSYIQGDGYTGVELTYLAKDMEEGYPGNLNAKVTYKLTDDNELVIDYYATTDKATPVNLTNHTYFNLAGEGNGTILDHKLMINADYFTPVDSTLIPTGKLQPVKGTPFDFTSPKAIGRDIEQENQQLTFGGGYDHNFVLNKDGKNMTLAATVYEPASGRFMKVYTEEPGVQFYCGNFLDGRLKGKSGKPYVYRGGLCLETQHYPDSPNQPQFPSTILRPGDTYNTRTIYRFSTK; encoded by the coding sequence ATGCAGAAGCAGGCGAAAGTACTAGACTTTGACAGCATCAAACTCTACGAACTGCAGAACGATGCTGGCATGACCGTCAAGATCACCAATTACGGTGCTATCGTGACCTCGATCGTGGTTCCGGACCGCGACGGCGAACTGGCTGACGTTGCGCTGGGATACGACCGCGTAGAAGATTACATCAACGCCGTTGACAAGCCGTACTTCGGCGCAGTCGTCGGTCGTTACGGAAACCGTATCGCCGAGGGCCAGTTCACACTCGACGGTGAAACTTACACCCTTGCGACGAACAACGGCCCCAACCACCTGCACGGCGGCACTATCGGTTTCGATAAGGTCGTCTGGGATGGTTCTTATATACAAGGTGACGGTTACACTGGCGTGGAGCTGACCTACCTTGCCAAAGATATGGAAGAGGGATACCCCGGCAACCTCAACGCCAAAGTCACCTACAAGCTCACCGACGACAATGAGCTGGTTATCGACTATTACGCAACCACCGACAAAGCGACCCCCGTAAATCTGACGAACCATACATACTTCAACCTGGCAGGCGAAGGCAATGGAACCATCCTCGATCACAAGCTCATGATCAATGCTGATTACTTCACTCCTGTGGATAGCACATTGATCCCGACAGGCAAGCTGCAGCCGGTCAAGGGCACACCGTTCGATTTCACATCTCCGAAGGCCATCGGCCGGGACATCGAACAGGAAAATCAACAGCTCACCTTCGGCGGTGGCTATGATCACAATTTTGTGCTCAACAAAGATGGCAAGAACATGACCCTTGCCGCTACCGTCTACGAACCCGCCAGCGGCCGTTTCATGAAAGTCTACACTGAAGAGCCCGGCGTTCAGTTCTACTGCGGCAACTTCCTCGACGGCAGGCTCAAAGGCAAATCCGGCAAGCCATATGTTTACCGCGGCGGCCTCTGCCTCGAGACACAGCACTACCCCGACAGCCCGAATCAGCCGCAGTTCCCAAGTACGATTTTACGTCCGGGAGATACTTACAATACACGGACTATTTATCGATTCTCAACAAAGTAA
- a CDS encoding arylsulfatase: MQRRDFLKTVAAGALGLSALPTANAKTPKKAAAPNIMVVMVDDMGFSDLGCYGGEIDTPNIDSLADNGLRFTQFRNCARCCPTRAALLTGQYPHEVGLTVNGRTLASSGVTIPEMLKPAGYNTAMVGKWHLSHTPTLGDRHQKWLDHHIQHEPFAPIDSYPVNRGFDKFYGVIWGVIDYFDPFSLVEGVKPVKQVPQDYYFTDAITDKAVDYIKGYADKDEPFFMYYAHCAPHWPLHAKKKDIEKYRGTYDDGWEKLRKDRYQRQLELGLFDEKKAPLPDLQDGGRKWDELPEDEKAYQRRKMEVHAAMIDCIDQNMGRVIEILKQTGQYENTLILFLSDNGASPESYPTPGYDRTAYTRDGRKVLYNRAAPVEKLGSETSYCGIGQAWANAANTPFKYWKKESYEGGCNTPLIVHWPAGLKTTPGSITHQSGHVMDIAATCLELSGASYPQKYKGHTINPIHGESLKPIIEGKVRQGHDTIFFEHEFGRAVIFDGWKLVDFSGPREQWELYHLEQDLTETRNVAAQYPDKFNELEAKWTEWAKDLGLKQRYNNHNVPF; this comes from the coding sequence ATGCAAAGACGTGATTTTCTAAAAACAGTAGCCGCAGGCGCTCTCGGGTTGAGCGCATTACCAACTGCCAATGCCAAGACGCCGAAAAAGGCCGCCGCCCCCAACATCATGGTTGTGATGGTCGATGACATGGGTTTCTCGGACTTGGGCTGTTACGGCGGTGAGATCGATACGCCGAACATCGATTCGCTTGCTGATAACGGCCTTCGCTTCACACAGTTCCGCAACTGCGCAAGATGCTGCCCCACGCGTGCCGCTCTGCTGACAGGTCAGTATCCCCACGAGGTCGGCCTGACTGTCAACGGACGAACACTTGCAAGCAGCGGCGTCACGATCCCTGAGATGCTCAAGCCCGCTGGTTACAATACAGCAATGGTGGGCAAATGGCACTTGTCTCATACACCGACCCTCGGTGACAGGCACCAGAAATGGCTCGACCATCATATCCAGCACGAACCATTTGCGCCCATCGACAGCTATCCCGTCAACCGCGGCTTTGACAAGTTCTACGGGGTCATCTGGGGCGTTATTGATTACTTCGACCCCTTCTCACTTGTCGAAGGAGTCAAACCGGTCAAGCAGGTGCCGCAAGACTATTATTTCACCGATGCCATCACCGACAAAGCAGTAGATTACATCAAAGGTTACGCTGACAAAGACGAACCATTCTTCATGTACTACGCGCACTGTGCGCCGCACTGGCCGCTGCACGCCAAAAAGAAGGATATCGAAAAGTATCGCGGAACCTATGATGACGGCTGGGAGAAACTGCGCAAGGACAGGTACCAGCGTCAGTTGGAACTTGGACTGTTTGACGAAAAGAAGGCTCCATTGCCCGACCTGCAGGATGGCGGACGAAAGTGGGACGAACTGCCTGAAGACGAAAAGGCCTATCAACGGCGAAAAATGGAAGTACACGCTGCGATGATCGACTGCATCGATCAGAACATGGGACGCGTCATTGAAATCTTGAAGCAAACAGGACAGTATGAAAACACCCTGATACTCTTCCTCTCCGACAATGGAGCATCCCCTGAATCTTATCCCACACCCGGCTACGACAGAACCGCATACACCCGCGACGGACGCAAAGTGCTCTACAATCGTGCAGCGCCGGTTGAGAAGCTCGGCTCAGAAACCAGCTATTGCGGGATCGGCCAGGCCTGGGCAAACGCCGCCAATACGCCTTTCAAATACTGGAAAAAAGAATCCTATGAAGGAGGCTGTAATACTCCATTGATAGTTCATTGGCCCGCGGGATTGAAAACAACACCAGGTTCTATTACGCATCAAAGCGGACACGTGATGGATATCGCCGCCACATGCCTTGAGCTCTCAGGTGCCTCTTATCCCCAAAAGTACAAAGGTCACACCATCAATCCAATACACGGCGAATCGCTCAAACCTATCATCGAAGGCAAAGTTCGCCAGGGACACGACACCATCTTCTTCGAACACGAGTTCGGCAGGGCGGTCATTTTCGATGGCTGGAAGCTGGTCGATTTCAGTGGCCCCAGAGAACAGTGGGAGCTATACCATCTCGAGCAGGATTTGACTGAGACCAGGAATGTTGCTGCACAGTATCCTGATAAGTTCAATGAATTGGAAGCCAAATGGACCGAATGGGCTAAGGATTTAGGGCTCAAACAACGCTATAACAATCATAACGTTCCTTTCTAG
- a CDS encoding type II secretion system protein, translating into MLDQKRKAFTLIELLVVIAIIALLMSIMMPALSKVKGMARRVVCGNNVKQINLGTHLYASQNNDKLPLNESGFWYWDISYYTTDFLMDEGGMVKETFYCPADRVKSKEQNMEKFWRYSEAVMNDGKVPEREEETDTTWRRQNYRVMSYFYIAPRADGSVRGFDPVDVDLHRKLSAIKNASSFTLFSDAVLQDRNTEKFTDIVGGSAAFGLMDNTSHIKNNGQPQGGNAGFADGHVEWVKYDDMIERNPDKRNMPAHYW; encoded by the coding sequence ATGTTAGATCAAAAAAGAAAAGCGTTTACTCTCATAGAGTTGCTGGTCGTGATCGCGATCATAGCACTGCTGATGTCGATTATGATGCCGGCTTTGAGCAAAGTTAAGGGTATGGCCAGACGTGTTGTCTGCGGCAATAATGTAAAACAGATCAATTTGGGCACACACCTCTACGCAAGTCAGAACAATGACAAGCTTCCTCTGAACGAATCCGGTTTCTGGTACTGGGACATAAGCTATTACACCACCGATTTCCTGATGGACGAGGGTGGAATGGTAAAAGAAACGTTTTACTGCCCGGCAGACCGGGTCAAGTCGAAAGAACAGAACATGGAAAAGTTCTGGAGATACAGTGAAGCCGTTATGAATGATGGTAAGGTTCCGGAACGTGAAGAGGAAACGGACACCACCTGGAGACGGCAGAACTACCGCGTAATGAGTTACTTTTATATTGCACCGCGGGCTGACGGCAGCGTACGCGGATTCGATCCTGTTGATGTCGATCTGCATCGCAAGCTCTCCGCAATCAAAAATGCGTCCAGTTTTACCCTGTTTTCTGACGCGGTCCTCCAGGACCGAAACACGGAAAAATTTACCGACATCGTAGGAGGATCTGCAGCCTTCGGTCTCATGGACAACACTTCCCACATAAAAAACAATGGCCAGCCGCAAGGCGGCAATGCAGGCTTTGCGGACGGCCACGTCGAATGGGTAAAGTATGATGACATGATAGAGCGAAATCCGGATAAAAGGAATATGCCGGCCCATTACTGGTAG
- a CDS encoding GxGYxYP domain-containing protein: MNTGIYSAMTIRRIEMKWLALLLTLIACTCFAAGNGVRAAEQDGYAPLYGEIKPLSAGDTIYVWTKQRGRSADNRFIAVQTLQGITARTDRPWLWIDVGDNTFTDYLTKRYDIRFDRRYAKDFDSLLSKLKPFTSGRYVLYDMQDRPSISAATTMAGLLDAVAIDVELEDIAQAKGYQQAIDVRGKDCRWVYDNYRDQLNDHAIIVHTNSYREHPSVGYLRDWGPALKALDWWYDDEKLSSEVYSSITPCSPVYGWQDPTTSDEGLTVKLHSQEGLYQVPSDWMVNLSVHAAMGPAMKDRTFKQKVERNPPEKENDVHYVTFIMSDMDNILTEIGTNSFYSNRSFYANQHRGEFPMTWGMAPSLVELSPAAVDMWYNAATANDAFVAYCGLGYFYPSESPAMSKHVDQLSGFMKRADLRTLLLIDRLMPDQDLAQDYSKHAKWFTNMDQVRGLFYLEYVRYAPHDGKIFWFDGKPMVTARFDFRDEAFYSAVRRTPQSLADSINDLPKDPSRPDGYTFVTVHAWSKGMDDIYETIELLDDDVKVVQGEDFIELIHSNLKPESARKAK, translated from the coding sequence ATGAATACAGGAATTTACAGTGCTATGACTATTCGAAGGATCGAGATGAAATGGTTAGCTTTACTGCTGACTTTGATAGCATGCACCTGCTTTGCAGCCGGTAATGGAGTCCGCGCTGCAGAGCAGGATGGGTATGCCCCGTTATACGGAGAGATCAAACCCCTTTCTGCCGGCGATACGATATATGTCTGGACCAAACAGCGCGGCCGTTCAGCGGACAACCGCTTTATTGCTGTTCAGACTCTGCAGGGCATCACGGCACGTACGGATCGGCCGTGGCTTTGGATCGATGTCGGTGATAATACGTTTACTGACTATCTGACTAAGCGATACGACATCCGATTCGATCGCCGGTATGCGAAGGATTTTGACTCGCTGCTTAGTAAATTGAAACCATTTACGAGCGGCCGATACGTTCTCTACGATATGCAGGACCGACCCTCGATCAGTGCTGCCACCACAATGGCTGGTCTGCTTGACGCAGTTGCGATAGACGTTGAGCTTGAAGATATCGCGCAGGCAAAAGGCTACCAGCAGGCGATCGACGTCCGAGGCAAAGATTGCCGTTGGGTGTACGATAATTATCGCGATCAACTTAATGACCATGCGATCATAGTGCATACCAATTCCTACCGTGAACATCCCAGCGTCGGCTACTTACGCGATTGGGGACCGGCACTGAAAGCTCTGGACTGGTGGTACGATGATGAGAAACTTTCAAGCGAAGTCTACAGCAGCATAACACCATGTTCGCCTGTTTACGGCTGGCAGGATCCAACCACCAGCGATGAAGGACTGACTGTCAAGCTCCATTCTCAAGAGGGCCTATACCAGGTTCCCAGCGACTGGATGGTCAATCTTTCCGTGCACGCCGCTATGGGACCCGCGATGAAGGACAGGACGTTCAAGCAGAAGGTCGAACGTAACCCGCCCGAAAAAGAAAATGACGTACACTACGTCACCTTCATCATGAGCGATATGGACAACATCCTCACTGAGATCGGCACCAACTCTTTCTACTCGAACCGAAGTTTTTATGCGAACCAACATCGCGGCGAATTTCCCATGACCTGGGGCATGGCTCCCTCGCTTGTGGAACTGTCCCCCGCAGCGGTAGACATGTGGTATAACGCTGCAACCGCGAACGATGCTTTCGTTGCTTATTGCGGACTCGGCTATTTTTACCCAAGCGAGTCACCGGCAATGAGCAAGCATGTTGATCAGTTATCTGGTTTCATGAAAAGAGCGGACCTGCGTACACTGCTGCTCATTGACAGGCTCATGCCCGATCAGGACTTGGCCCAGGATTACAGTAAACACGCTAAGTGGTTCACAAACATGGACCAGGTGCGGGGCCTCTTCTACCTGGAATACGTTCGCTACGCTCCGCATGACGGCAAGATCTTCTGGTTCGACGGCAAGCCTATGGTCACCGCTCGCTTTGATTTCAGGGATGAAGCGTTCTACTCGGCTGTACGGCGAACACCTCAGTCACTTGCTGACAGCATCAACGATCTGCCGAAAGATCCGAGTAGGCCGGATGGTTACACTTTCGTTACGGTTCACGCCTGGAGTAAGGGCATGGACGATATATATGAGACGATCGAGCTGCTGGACGACGATGTAAAAGTTGTCCAGGGTGAAGACTTCATCGAGCTGATTCACTCGAACCTAAAGCCCGAATCTGCCCGAAAAGCAAAGTAA
- a CDS encoding family 43 glycosylhydrolase yields MKTVSLIIILVVALVLSVTGVAQSTESADTFTNPLLKSGPDPWTVYHNGQYYYIKSERNRLVLLKTPDITNLARAERKVIWRAPAGTSHSKNLWAPEIHFIRGAWYVYYAADDGNNHNHRLYVLQNKSKDPFMGSFGMKARIKTDPADNWAIDGTVFEHKGQLYLMWSGWKVPKVHIETQRIYIARMSNPWTVSSDRVQLSEPEYDWERVWKSPPGNGPSAPVYVNEGPQMLKHGSKMHVVYSCSGCWTPDYALGMLTADIDSDPMDPNSWTKSSEPVFQQCPENGVYGTGHNCFFKSPDGKEDWILYHANDKPADGCGRKRSPRAQKIEWSDNDMPVFGIPLPTSTVMEKPSGIKKY; encoded by the coding sequence ATGAAAACAGTCAGTCTAATAATAATATTGGTTGTTGCGTTAGTGCTGAGTGTGACAGGTGTCGCGCAATCGACAGAGTCTGCGGACACCTTCACGAATCCGCTGCTCAAGTCCGGCCCAGATCCATGGACGGTTTATCATAACGGACAGTATTACTATATCAAGTCCGAGAGAAACAGGCTCGTTCTGCTCAAGACCCCTGATATAACCAACCTCGCCCGGGCCGAAAGAAAGGTCATCTGGCGTGCCCCCGCAGGAACCAGCCATTCCAAAAATCTCTGGGCTCCCGAAATTCACTTCATTCGCGGAGCATGGTACGTCTATTATGCCGCTGACGACGGAAACAATCATAACCACCGGCTCTATGTCCTGCAAAATAAAAGCAAGGACCCTTTCATGGGCAGTTTTGGCATGAAGGCTCGTATAAAGACCGACCCGGCAGACAACTGGGCGATTGACGGAACAGTGTTCGAACACAAGGGCCAACTGTACCTGATGTGGTCCGGCTGGAAGGTGCCCAAGGTTCACATCGAGACCCAGCGTATTTATATCGCACGCATGTCCAATCCCTGGACGGTATCCTCCGACCGCGTCCAGCTCAGCGAACCAGAATACGACTGGGAGCGCGTATGGAAGTCCCCGCCGGGCAACGGCCCCTCAGCGCCGGTTTACGTCAACGAAGGACCGCAGATGCTCAAACACGGCAGCAAAATGCATGTCGTCTATTCATGCAGCGGCTGCTGGACACCGGACTATGCTCTGGGCATGCTCACGGCCGACATAGACAGCGATCCTATGGATCCCAACTCATGGACCAAGTCGTCGGAACCTGTCTTCCAGCAATGTCCTGAAAATGGAGTCTACGGTACCGGCCACAACTGTTTCTTCAAAAGTCCGGACGGCAAAGAGGATTGGATCCTCTATCACGCCAACGACAAGCCCGCTGACGGATGCGGCAGAAAACGCTCTCCCCGCGCACAGAAAATCGAATGGAGTGATAATGACATGCCTGTTTTTGGAATCCCGCTGCCAACTTCAACCGTAATGGAAAAACCGTCAGGCATTAAAAAATACTAA
- a CDS encoding glycoside hydrolase family 125 protein: MVTRIMQFSIIAFLMSILMPLGTIQAFESKRPPADERTFVSEAVDKKIEEIKDFIKDPEVAWMFENCYPNTLDTTVDYEVIDGKPDTFIITGDIDAMWLRDSTCQVWPYMPLVDQDPKLRKMIEGLINRQVKCVLLDPYANAFFKDLTRESEWNEDKPELKPGVHERKWEIDSLCYVVRLANEYYQITGDASVFNENWDKAMRLIVKTFKTEQRKDGTTPYRFIRSTSRMTDSPVFQGTGRPIKPVGMICSMFRPSDDATVLPFLIPSNLFAVQSLRQLADIYTNELDDPAFAKECTQLADEVHDAVMKWGTAEHLKFGRIYAYEADGFGNMLFMDDANVPSLISLSYLGFHQRGDAIYERTRNYLVSDYNPWYFKGEAAEGYGSPHTGKESIWPMGIILRALTSNDKQEIAKCLHMLKTTHAGTGFMHESFNKDNPSNYSRSWFAWANTLFGELIMEVYQDYPELLQQSDM; encoded by the coding sequence ATGGTCACTAGGATAATGCAGTTTTCAATTATAGCGTTTCTCATGTCGATTCTTATGCCCCTGGGCACAATTCAGGCATTTGAGTCCAAACGTCCGCCGGCCGATGAACGCACGTTTGTCAGCGAAGCGGTCGACAAGAAGATCGAAGAGATAAAGGATTTCATCAAAGATCCTGAAGTTGCCTGGATGTTCGAAAACTGCTACCCCAACACACTCGACACAACAGTCGATTATGAAGTGATCGATGGTAAGCCGGACACCTTCATCATTACAGGCGATATCGATGCTATGTGGCTGCGTGACTCGACCTGCCAGGTCTGGCCCTACATGCCTTTGGTCGATCAGGACCCTAAGCTTCGCAAGATGATCGAAGGCCTGATCAATCGCCAGGTCAAATGTGTCCTGCTCGATCCCTATGCAAATGCGTTTTTCAAAGATCTGACCCGTGAGTCCGAGTGGAACGAGGACAAGCCAGAGCTCAAGCCCGGCGTCCATGAACGCAAATGGGAAATCGATTCATTGTGCTATGTAGTTCGTCTGGCCAATGAATATTACCAGATTACCGGTGACGCTTCCGTTTTCAACGAAAACTGGGACAAAGCTATGCGGCTGATCGTTAAAACGTTCAAAACCGAGCAGCGTAAAGACGGTACAACGCCTTATCGGTTTATCCGGTCTACTTCACGCATGACCGACTCGCCGGTTTTTCAGGGTACCGGTCGTCCCATCAAACCCGTTGGTATGATCTGCTCGATGTTCCGCCCATCCGATGACGCGACTGTTCTGCCTTTCCTTATACCGTCGAATCTTTTTGCTGTTCAGTCACTGCGCCAACTGGCGGATATTTACACTAACGAACTAGACGATCCTGCATTCGCCAAAGAATGTACCCAGCTCGCAGATGAGGTCCATGATGCCGTCATGAAATGGGGCACAGCCGAACACTTGAAGTTTGGCCGTATCTACGCATACGAGGCGGATGGATTCGGCAACATGCTGTTCATGGACGACGCAAATGTTCCAAGTCTGATCTCCCTGAGCTATCTCGGTTTCCATCAGCGCGGCGATGCTATCTACGAACGAACACGCAATTACCTGGTAAGTGATTACAACCCCTGGTACTTCAAAGGCGAAGCTGCCGAAGGCTATGGTAGCCCCCATACCGGCAAAGAATCCATCTGGCCGATGGGCATCATCCTCAGAGCACTAACCAGCAACGACAAACAGGAAATTGCAAAGTGTCTGCACATGCTCAAAACCACCCATGCCGGCACAGGTTTCATGCACGAATCCTTCAACAAGGACAATCCTTCTAACTATTCTAGAAGTTGGTTCGCATGGGCCAATACACTGTTTGGCGAATTGATCATGGAAGTTTACCAGGACTACCCGGAACTCTTGCAGCAAAGTGATATGTAA